The Populus nigra chromosome 4, ddPopNigr1.1, whole genome shotgun sequence genome contains the following window.
GATTCTCTGGATTGATATTATCCAGGAAAACTCTTCTGTGCAACCTTTGCTGCTCAATTTGCGGATTTTTGGCCAAAACTTTGCGCATATCAGCTACAATATTCTGCATGTAGAAAATGCAGCGCCTAACTTATATCCTCCTTTCAGGTCAAAGAAGCACCAAAAAGCACTAGattgttataaaatatttacaagcaGGTGAACTGGTATTGCTCctcacattaatttttttgacatcCAAGTGACTGATGGCAAGGTGGGTCTTGATGCGCCAATGAGTCTTCTGGCTAAGATTTCTCACAATACTCACACTGAACTTGTGGTTCGGAATGTGAACAGCTTCACGATCATCGCCTCTTATAATTGTTGGTGACCACCAGCCCACATGCTGGAACAGCATGAGGGTTTAATTAGATAAAGAACAATAAATGGTTAAAGCACCTAGAATTCagtttcttctctcttttacaGAAAGGAATCATATCATTGATTCCTATTTCAGTTTAGATGAAGTTGACTGAAGAAAAAATAACGTGCATATACATGATATGTTCTGAATAGTCTTATTCATACTCCCTATTTTCCTGCTTCACAATAAGATGAAGGAGAAAAAGACAAACCTCAACAGTACCAGAAACTTCATAACCTTCAATTTTTGTCTGAATCCATTCATTCAAAACAAATGGCCGTGTAGCATGGATCATTATACTTGAAAGGAAATTCGTAAATATCTGAATGCACAAACCAATCAGGTAAGTGAAGATCCATTTAAGGTCAACAAAAATCACATGATGTATCTTCAATATTAGAATCCACAATGAGTTGTCGTAATGATATGCCTAGTAAGCCATAATTTACCTCTCGACCAGCAAGCGTGAGCAACACTGTACCAAGTCCTCCAGCTGTGAGCCACTTTTGTGTAGAGAAACCCAGCAATTCCATGAACAGAGATACAGCAGCAATCCAGACTGCAGTATAAACAGCTTTTCCAGCAAAACTAAAGCCCATCTGCCAAAGCAAGAAAAAACTACTTTATTCACGCGCTTAAATCACAAGCGACCTCTCTATAGGTAAATTTATAATCACGTGAGTCCTTGAGCAAAAACTTCCCAACAAAACAAATGAATCAAACACAACACTGATATGCTTcctaaaacaaatagaaatatgaTGTGCTTTAAAACGTGATAGCTTTCAAGAGAATGGCAGGCGTTCCAACATTTGGAAATTATGGCATGATCGATAAAAAAGGAAGCAGCTTGCACTGGTTATTATGGGAACTCAGTAGAAGGTGAGCTGATGTATTGGCTTGAGATACTTTGTCATCTGGCTACACATTGGATCTCATTGATTCCAAGAATTAAATTATAGACCACTTTAAGAAACACAGTGTCAAAGAACTATTTCAACCCaaaagtttaaactattaagtgaggtcccaagatataatttatattattctctaacatccAACACATTAATATGCATAAGACATTCCTAGCATTCTGTGCCGTCTCAGTGTTGGTCACCACATTTAATCAATTATTTCTTCCAAGTGTTCCATGATGAAAGTATGCACTTCTCCACTACAAGTTCCTGAGAACTGCAGCACTAGAAAGATGTTAAATATAgtagaaatatttaaaaatcatggaaaACATACATTTCTCGCATCACTGGATTCATTTGTCTCTGTGATGAATTTTTGTGCCTGTTGAATCAAGctgtaaagggaaaaaaatggtCATATCTAAAAACATAGTTCCAAGTGCtcatatgaaattgaaaaccaaaatacTAGGACAATCAACAACCTAGAACCTTGAAAGAATGGTATCATATCATCAACATCCAATGATAGCCAACAGCACTTGAAGCTTGAAAGTAAAAGTACAACCAATATGCGTAACCAGAAACCAACATAAAAATTGGGTTGCTAAGTGATTAGTGGAAGTGAAAGAGCTAGCAGTGAACCCTTCAACCAGCAATCAAGTATTTGACCATTTCTAAGAGTAACTATAAATGGATATAATTCCTAAAGACTAAGTGTGGGATCCAGGCAGACATACCTGGACAAACAATAGGCAAATGCCACCACGGTTGATAATGAACGAACAAAATTCAGAAGTCGTTGTTTCACAGCCTGGCTCACTTCCGATTGTAGAACTACTGGATCTAATGCTCTGAAATATACTGGCTATAGTTAGTGCTAAGTGAATGATGGGTACTGTATCTGGAAAAGAATTAAGTCAACTTCTTACCTGCAGATGAGTGTTGCTCCAGTCCATAGCAGCAAAGGTTGAAGATAAGAGGTCATAACATAATGAGTCCTACTCTTTTTCCAACTATTATCAGATTTCTGCAGGAAATTGCCAGAAAGGAGTGGATCTGGAATTATATGATTGAGATAACAAAGCAGGATTAAGGGATCATTAGACCCCTGTTAAAGTAAAAGGCATGTAAGATGGTAATATAATCAATACATGGAGAAAAATAGTCCTTCCCAACCATATGAGTGGGCCAAGTCCCCATGCAGCGAAGGTAATGATACCAATAGCTGGGATCAATTTAAGCACCAGATTACTTCCACGAAGAGCATCATAGGACCTGCATGACACATCAAAAGTGTTAAAAAGACTTCTTTCTAGACAACACATTCCATAAGAGGGGGGAAAGGAAATGAAGTATTGCAGGAAATTGTCATGCAATTCACATTTAAGATGTGAAAATAAAAGTGTTAAAAAGACTTCTTTCTAGACAACACATTCCATAAGAGGGGGGAAAGGAAATGAAGTATTGCAGGAAATTGTCATGCAATTCACATTTAAGATGTGAAaatagtgaaaatatttttgtgttaaATACAGCTTGTGAACTCAAATACCAAATATAAACCAGAAATTAAGCTATAACCATAGAAAGGGGAGAAAATCTTAACACAACGCTTGCATTGGTATGTGGATATGTGATACAAAATTCAGTCGCCCCATTTGAACAAATGCTCTGCAGGGATGGACACAAAAGATGTAAATGACATGTGAATATACCTTGTAAAGGCCAATGCTGCAGATTTCAGAACAGGAATCTCATTCCCTCCACCTGGAGTTAGAACAGATCGGCAGAGGAACACATTACATCTGGAAGGTACAGGACTCGGTGGCCCACGTGTGCTGTTTAGAAAATGAAGACCCCAAGGATCCAGTCGCTAAACATGCAACACAGAAATTCCTATGGTTTCAGACTCTTCtttcacaataaataaaaactcatcatAAAAGAAATGTAACGCAGGGTGAGAATAAAACAGTAGCATCAATAACCTTCATGGACAGATTGAGatgagaaatttaaaacaaaagacCACTAGTAATTGGGAGGGATTGCTTCTAAGTAACGTGTAATTCTTTTAAATCCATACCAAGAATTGAGAAGAGAGATTGGCATTAACCAGCTGCACTCTGCTCGCACTCTGTGAAAAAACAGGGAAATATAAACAGACCACGTAAATTTCAGTTTTGTATTCGCTTATTGGACTTCAATtcatatgaatttaaaataaaaataaaaatgaagaattgCTTACAGTATATTGATTATTGCATCCATGACAATTGTGAACCCTTAGTTCATGAGACAATCTCATAGAACTAGCACGCGTCATACtcaaattcaatgttgaagatgCTGTTGCTTGTTGctcaatatttcaaaatcacTTCACCTTAGAAACTCTAGCCTAAACTATGTTTAAAATCTGAGTGCACAGATCAAATACGTATATTAGTGTACAGAACAAACAATTATTGAAACCTGCCAAGATCAAAGTTTCAGTGCATGAACCAAAACAGAAACTACATCAGCAATTAAGAACATGAATCTTGGAGCTAAAATATTGTAATATAACTTTCTTTTTAAGCCTAATGTAACAGGACTTTGACTTGGTGCTAGTTATTTTAGAAGAGGCTTCGATTTTCCTTCTCTCCACTACTTTCTCAACaaccaaacacaaaaagaaCTCCAGAACCTAATCAAAATCTAAACTGCAACTTTGAGTTCTTTTATCAGGAAACAAACGATGACATCTTCCGGGACAATTAGTGGGAAAATAAAGAGGGAAGGAGTCAAGAAATTGGATACCCTAAAGTTTGTGTTAAGTTTCTTCGCACTTTctactgggaaaaaaaataatgaacggAGACTTCTTTTGTTAGGGAGAGTTTTGAAGTTGCCAAAATGGTTGCGATTTCGCTAACGTGCGCATGAGGTTGAATTTTGCTGGTACCCACGTGGTCCAATAGTATTACACAATTTCGGATTTTGTGTAATTCTTTATGGGatcctttgaatttttttatcttttatagcATACTGTGCATATTTATGTGGCGCCTTGCCGGCTCTGGACTCATCCTTTGCTAACATGCGCGATACgcgtgttgttgttgtttgcaAGGCGACAACTCAACTAACATGCGCTTAGCGGTGaggataatttaaaagaaaattaatttaaaaaaaacctgaaacaaaaaaattaatcaaataaatgaggatcaaaattaaaataaaaaaataaaatttattttttatttaaatttaaaattaaaaataaaatttaatttaactaaagggtccaaaaaaataaaaaaaataacgatcaaaattaaaataaaaaataaaaataatttttttattgaacgataaatttgaaaagaatgatagatttaagaaaagaaataaaaatcaaaagaatgataattaagttgaaataaataacacatcacaaattaaaattgaattatgaaattaaaaataaatcaaaaattcataaaagaaccaataacaaattaaaaaattaaaagaataacaaCTCAAGTGAAAACTcttataaatcaaatgataacTCTGAATTTTTGCATGAACAATGTGAATTTCAAGGgcaaaagagaggaaaaaaaaacagaaagcatTACCAACAATAAATCATGCcgctagaaaaaaaagattttatggtGCTAATAACAAGGTGGAGAGGGATTTCAACTACAAGGAGATGCTTTGCATACACCAACGTGTGCATTGCAAATGCCAAAagctttttctatttaaataataCTTAACATTTACTTAAAGATTAAATTACCTTTACTTTTCTTAATAATAACGAAAATAATGGGTGAAAAGACTGGAAAAACTTTGAACACAAGCTTTAAGTTTTTTGATTCTCaggataaaattattattttactgcatttttaaaaggtaaatggacaaaaatatttttatatgctagcttttaaattttaattttcaaggaCAATGTAGTCATCTCGCTATGcatagaaaagtaaaaaaaaaacatatctacccccaattaattttttaataactagtatgtcataattttaatgtttttaataactAATGCGATTTTATGTAAGTatagaaaatttattattatactattctaataaataatgcttacaagtttttataaataatgttTGCCCAAGcataattaactttgattaatATAGAGAAAAGGAGCGGAGTGCACTTTAAAATGTCAATAatttctcctaatttttaggatgtttggtattttttattatacttgaTGTGTATAGACAactaagagtaaaaaaaaaattaagtatagacttttttttatataaaaaaaaaaaacaaaaacaaatatgtataactaaaaaacttttcattagattttctaatttattttttgagaaattaagtTTAGATTGATtagattaattataataatatagtaaaaatGTGATATTATCTTGTAgagtttatttgatattataataatagttattttttgcagtattattttaatgccgtgaaataaattatttttatttttaatattagtatattaaaataatataaaaatactaataaaaattaatttaaaataaaaaaaatcaaacttaaaaaatatccaGCGTAAAATCAAACATgccaaataattattttgaaagctttgaaaaaacaatttcacgTGCCCAAAAGTTCCAAAtcaaattttgttgttttgtgaACGTGTTGGGTAAGGGGCATTGTTGGACGTCGTGAAATTTTATGGAACAAATTTGAACAACACACGGCAATCCTTGTCAGCACTCATCCATGGACAGTGGCCACAGTTTCAAGAGAAATATAAACTTCGGCAAAAAACACGTGTGTGGTGCGTGGATATTCTTCGACGGCGTTTCTCGGGTGGACATTATTACTTTTGTGACGTATGAAGACGAGTTTACGCTTCTTGTGGGCCTTCGCCAATGGACGATCAAATCACCTCCGGAGGGAAGGGTCCTTCCCTTTTTGGCCGATTGTGGGCGAGGAGGGATTCGAACCCTAGACACCGTGTTCGTAGCCACGTGCTCTCATTCTTTAAGTTACAGGCTCCACCTTGTTTTTACTGGATCTATTTCTTaaaatacccttaaaaaaaaacctttcctCTCCCAGCCATTTCATTTCAGGTTAAGAAGAGGCGAAAGCatctctttctctttaaaaacgTGTTTTACAGTGTAAttataattgctttttaaatagttttttgtattaaaatacatgttaataatgttatttttattttttaaaaattatttttgatatcagcacgtcaaaacaatccaaaacatacaaaccatattaaattttagcaaaaaaaaattcaatttttttaggaatACAACCGCAGTCGTGTTCCCAAACGTTCCCTAAAAATGGTGCGTTCTGAGGCTTGAAGTGGAAGAGGGGCTCCTACATCATCATCGCTGGgaaattatagttttgtttaGGAGTGTGattgcaattgttttttaaagtgattttcatgctgaaatacattaaaatgatattttttatttttaaaatcaacgtatcaaaacgattcaaaatatacaaaaaaaaattaatttttatcaaaaaaatttttttttttggaaacacgGGTTGACCTGCGTTTCCAAATAGGCTCTATGTCACCGTTGTCAACAATGTTTGGAAAGGCAGGCCAACCCGCgtttccaaaaaatttaatttttttgttctgctaaaaattaatttttttgtatattttgaatcgttttgattcgctgatcttaaaaataatttttttaaaaaaaaaatatattttgatgcattttaaaatgaaaaacactttgaaaaacaattctaaccacacttccaaataaCTAGGTTTGACATTTTAGAAATCAATGATTAAATTTCACAAACTCGGAATCTAAAAGTactaaatttaatagaaaattgTTTCCCATTCAAAATTTACCAAATTTATGTCACggagtaaattaaaaaaatatataaggctAAATTGAGCTTCTTataatttactcattttttttatttgtgtttttttacttgCTTTTGTTCTTTCAGAAATTACTTTATATTCTAGATCAAATGAAtttctcaattcaaaaaaaaaatcaaactatgctcatataatatatcataaattcCCACAAACAATAAATCATAATCTCCGTGTACATAATTTCTCTCTCCTCGTGGTGATCTAAATCCAAATCAAGTTGCTAAtctagtgtttttatttaaattttctctcttttctcgtTTTGAACTAACAAAATCCTTGCAATTTTTCAGCAGGCAAAGCATAAAAGCATGGCAGCCCATCAAATATAATGGAAGTTTGTGAGTTTTAGGGTTTGAATTATTGGATTTAAGGTTGAATTTTAGGTtctatcttttaaattattataaaaaaggatTTTATAATGAATAACAAAAGAGAAATAAGATCATTGAAGAAATGGCTTAATTTTGGTAACCAGTACATGGATTTTTCagacattttaatattttttcttatctttatgTAAAAACGAATCATCCAACAGCTTGAGATGGCACTATCCCATTGGAAACTTGAAAGTTGAAGCATGTTCACCCTATAGGCTATAACACAAATTAAGCCGACAAGGTATTTGAACTTTCACTGAATATCCGTATTCACTTGACTCTGTTtaagattgaaaatcaaaaggcacatattttgaaaaacaaaagaatagaattgaaaaaaaaatcaattcaagttaattttttaaatttatggtcTACATTATTAAACtagaaatatcaaatataaaaaaattataaaatttaatttttaattaattaaatgttgaaggatgaaattaaaaaaaatattaattatatataaaaaattaaaataaaaaataaaactaaagtaccaaagattaaatttcaaaaataaaataaaatttattttttattgtatagtgaaattaaaaaaaataatttcaaaaaagaacctaaaaaacTGTAAAGGCCCTGAACACAGTTTGCAGGGGCAAAATTGTAATTCtacccagattttttttttttggtagccAGCAGTGGGCACACTATCCATCACCAGCTGCAAGCCTAGCAACGATTACCAACGTCGCCGTTGCAAGCGGCAACACGAGGCTATGGCCTTGCACATCGGCATCCCTTACTAGCCTGTGTGTCAGGCCAAACGCGCTAGCAACTAGCACTGTCGCATGTGGAGATGCAGCCACCCCGaaaccatttgtttttttagaaaattaccTTCACCATTTTGTAGTTTGATCTTTATTTGACTCTGcaactagttttttaaaaattacattttataccCTG
Protein-coding sequences here:
- the LOC133691904 gene encoding mechanosensitive ion channel protein 3, chloroplastic-like isoform X1, with the translated sequence MTRASSMRLSHELRVHNCHGCNNQYTSASRVQLVNANLSSQFLRLDPWGLHFLNSTRGPPSPVPSRCNVFLCRSVLTPGGGNEIPVLKSAALAFTRSYDALRGSNLVLKLIPAIGIITFAAWGLGPLIWLGRTIFLHKSDNSWKKSRTHYVMTSYLQPLLLWTGATLICRALDPVVLQSEVSQAVKQRLLNFVRSLSTVVAFAYCLSSLIQQAQKFITETNESSDARNMGFSFAGKAVYTAVWIAAVSLFMELLGFSTQKWLTAGGLGTVLLTLAGREIFTNFLSSIMIHATRPFVLNEWIQTKIEGYEVSGTVEHVGWWSPTIIRGDDREAVHIPNHKFSVSIVRNLSQKTHWRIKTHLAISHLDVKKINNIVADMRKVLAKNPQIEQQRLHRRVFLDNINPENQALMILVSCFVKTSHFEEYLCVKEAVLLDLLRVISHHRARLATPIRTVQKIYSEADLENVPFSDSIFTRSGATANHPLLLIEPSYKINSEDKVKASNRSLRANEEKDAKVEAALVSELKADTKAGSMPVVDSKRDKVIAKSTSNSSTNSKVSDISASDPQLISSTPENSVKNSPGAQQSNGNMGDRWQETLGPNSECITSNRATPEGSSVSNTESVGERTESPDISQSKQDTERSVASPLMTRPSLEENIVLGVALEGSKRTLPIEEEMDSSPFPLESKELAASQNAGPSPSGKDKKDSRDSS